A region of the Roseiflexus sp. RS-1 genome:
GACGATAGTGAACTCGTCAGCCAGTCGGGGCGCAACCGCCCGCCACATCAGATGGGTCTGCGGATATCCGTGGAGGAGCAGGAGCGGCGGACCAGAGCCGCCGTGCACGCCGTTGATCGTCGCACCCTGCGTCTGAATACGGAAGGGTTGAAAACCGTGAAACATATTTCATCCCGGACTACTGCCTGGATGTTGCGCAATATACGGCATGATGTATACTGGCAGGTGAATGGCGTGTGCGGCACACTGCGCCGTACAAGCGGACAGTATGCACGGGAACGTCAGTTCATGGCGACATCGCGCACCATCGTATGGACAGAGTACATGCGATACAGAGCCGGACTGCGCGGTTTTGATCTTGCCAGGATTGAAGACATCGTGAGGCATTCCCCAGAACAATACTTCGATATCGCCACCGGTCGTCGGGTTGCGGTGGGACGCCACGATCATCTACTGGTTATAGTGCCGTACGAAATGAGCGAAAGCACAATAACACCCATCACAGTCCATACTACTACTCGTCAGCAAATCAATTTCCGTCTCAGAACAGGGAGATTCGTCTATGAACAATAACCTTCTACGCATGGTGTATTTCGAGCAGGAGGATATTCTGCACCTGACGCTTTCGGCAGAGCCAGAAGCTGGATGCGTCGAAATCAGTCCGCACATCACCGCAGAACTCAATGAACAGGGTGAGTTGATCGGCATTGAAATCATGAATGCCCGCGCATTTCTGCGGGATGTCATCCTCGAGACGGTGCAGGCGAAGTTGCTGCAACTGTCCAGAGCGCCGACTGCTTGACATTGCTCATACACGGTCGTCATGGTGTGTCTGCGCACGTAGCGCTGCAACAGAACAGGCGTCCCCTGGTCGAATATGATCTTCATGCCGTCGTGTTCGTCGTCAGTATCTGAACTTCGTAGTTCAGAACCGCTTCTCCTTATGCTGAGCGCAATGCCACGTCTTGTCCGCGTTGAGACCCTTCGCGTCGCCCGGAGTGACAGCCCCTCGTGTCATGCTAAGCGCCGCGACGCATCTCTCACGCCCACGGCGGTCGCCGCCGCGCTTTGAAGGCGGCGATTCCCTCGCGTGCCTCGTTGCCGGTGCGCACCCGTGCCAGCATTTCGACGACGAAACGCTGTGCGGCAAGGCGTTCGCTCTCCCATACCACGTCTACCACCCGCTTGATGGTTGTGATGGCGTCGGGTGCGCTCGTCAGGCAGCGCTGTGCGATCTCCATCACCGTGGCGTCGAGTTCTTCCGGCGGCACGACGCCGTGGATCAACCCGATCTCGAAGGCGCGTTCGGCGCTGAAGCGTTCGCCGGAGACGAAGAGCGCGCGCGCCTGGCTGACGCCGATCTTGGGAACAACGTACTGCGCGATGACCGCCGGTACCAGTCCGATTTTGACTTCGCCGAAACCGAAACGCGCCGTGTCGGCGGCTATCGCCAGGTCGCAGCAGGCGGCCAGTCCTGCGCCGCCGCCGATGGCGGCACCGTTGATCCGACCAAGCACCACCTTCGGGCATGTCCAGATAGTCTCGAACATCGCCGCCAGCGCGCTGGCGTCCGCCATATTGTCCTCGAAGGTCAGCTCCATCGCGCTCTGCATCCAGCGCATATCGCCGCCAGCGCAGAACGACTCGCCTGCGCCGGTCAGGACGATGACACGCACATGTTCGTCACCGGAGAGGGCGTCGAACGCTGCCCGCATCTCCACGATCATGGCGGCATCGAAGGCGTTATGTACTTCAGGACGATCAAGCGTGACCGTAGCGATCGGTCCGTTATGCGTGATGTGAAGGGTCATTGTGGTTGCTCCTCGCCGCGCAGGTAGCGCAGCAACGCACGACGCCGCTCCAGTCGCTGCTGGCTTTCCGGGTCGCCGCCGTGCAAGACGTCATCGAGGGTTCGTTGCGCTTCGGGGTGGTCAAGCAGATCGCGGTGGGTGTGGAAGACGCTCAACGCTGCTGCGTCATCTTCGGCGTTCAGAAACGCAAAGATCGCCTTCCCCTGCGGCGTTTCGGTCCACGTTTCGCGGTAGACGCGCAGTTGCGCCAGACCGACCAGGCGCTGACGCAATCCATCAGCAATCTCTGCGTGCCCGGCGTCGGCGAACTGTTGCGCCAGATGTTCAACCGCTTCGGCAAAGGCGTCGGTCAGCGTCAGTGGCCAGTGATCGACAACCTGCCGCAATTCGTCAAGAGTGGTCGCTGCCACTACTGCCTGGAGTGCAGCCGGGACATCCTGCTCTGCCTGCTGACGGAGTTCTGCCAGCCATTGCAGGCGCTCACGCAGGATGGCGGCGGCGGGATCGGCGGCGGCTGCCTGAGCAGCGGCAAAGAAATCATCGCTGAGAATGATCGGTGCGCGCTCGACCAGTGCGGGCAGATCTGCACGGTCTGCCAGTCCGGTCAACTGCGTCAGCGCGGATTGGACGGCATCATGCGGTATCGGATGTGCGTCTGTCATGCTGCACCTGTCACATGCGGAACACGCCAAACTGTGTTGTTTCAACCGGGGCGTTGGCTGCGGCGGCAAGACCAAGCGCCAGCACCGTGCGCGTGTCGGCGGGGTCGATCACCCCATCGTCCCACAAGCGCGCCGTGGCGTAGTAGGGGCTGCCTTCGCGTTCATAGGTTGCCAGGATTGGCGCCACAAACGCCTCGCGCTCGGCGCTGCTCATATCGATGCCGCGTGCGCGCAACGCATCGAGGCGCACCGTCAGCAGCACGCTGGCTGCCTGCTGCCCGCCCATCACCGAGATGCGAGCGTTGGGCCACATCCAGAGTTGTCGCGGCTCATAGGCGCGCCCGCACATGGCATAATTTCCGGCGCCGAATGATCCGCCGATCACGACGGTGAACTTCGGCACACGCGCATTTGCCACCGCCATGACCATTTTGGCGCCATCCTTGGCGATGCCGCGCTGTTCGTACTCTTTGCCGACCATGAAGCCAGTAATGTTTTGCAGGAAGACGAGCGGAATGCCGCGCGCGCAACACAACTCGATAAAGTGCGTTCCCTTGAGGGCGCTTTCGGAGAACAGCACGCCATTGTTGGCAATAATCCCCACCGGTGCACCGGCGATATGGGCAAAGCCACACACCAGCGTCTCGCCGTAGGTTGGCTTGAACTCGTGCATGCGGCTGCCATCGACAATGCGGGCAATCACTTCGCGCACATCGTAACTGGCGCGCGGGTCGTGTGGAATAATGCCGTACAATTCGCGCGGATCGTAGAGCGGTTCTTCCGGTTCGCGCCACTCCCACGGCGCGGGACGCCGCGGACCAAGGTTCGCCACGATCGAGCGCACAATTGCCAGAGCGTGAAGATCATTCTCTGCCAGGTAGTCGGCAACGCCGGAGGTATGGGTGTGCACCACGGCGCCGCCGAGTTCCTCGGCGCTGACTTCTTCCCCGGTCGCTGCCTTGACCAGCGGCGGACCACCGAGAAAGATTGTGCCGGCGCCGCGAACGATCACCACCTCGTCACTCATCGCTGGCACATACGCGCCGCCAGCCGTGCACGATCCCATCACCGCCGCAATCTGAGTAATGCCTTTGGCAGACATCCGCGCCTGATTGTAAA
Encoded here:
- a CDS encoding enoyl-CoA hydratase-related protein, whose product is MTLHITHNGPIATVTLDRPEVHNAFDAAMIVEMRAAFDALSGDEHVRVIVLTGAGESFCAGGDMRWMQSAMELTFEDNMADASALAAMFETIWTCPKVVLGRINGAAIGGGAGLAACCDLAIAADTARFGFGEVKIGLVPAVIAQYVVPKIGVSQARALFVSGERFSAERAFEIGLIHGVVPPEELDATVMEIAQRCLTSAPDAITTIKRVVDVVWESERLAAQRFVVEMLARVRTGNEAREGIAAFKARRRPPWA
- a CDS encoding carboxyl transferase domain-containing protein, with amino-acid sequence MTVIKSFVDTRSPTFRANAEAYAVLLDDLRARLEQARAGGPPEARERHVSRGKLLVRERIERLIDPATPFLEIGALAAHEVYDEPVPSAGIVTGIGRVAGREVMIVANDATVKGGTYYPLTVKKHLRAQEIAEQNHLPCIYLVDSGGAFLPLQADVFPDRDHFGRIFYNQARMSAKGITQIAAVMGSCTAGGAYVPAMSDEVVIVRGAGTIFLGGPPLVKAATGEEVSAEELGGAVVHTHTSGVADYLAENDLHALAIVRSIVANLGPRRPAPWEWREPEEPLYDPRELYGIIPHDPRASYDVREVIARIVDGSRMHEFKPTYGETLVCGFAHIAGAPVGIIANNGVLFSESALKGTHFIELCCARGIPLVFLQNITGFMVGKEYEQRGIAKDGAKMVMAVANARVPKFTVVIGGSFGAGNYAMCGRAYEPRQLWMWPNARISVMGGQQAASVLLTVRLDALRARGIDMSSAEREAFVAPILATYEREGSPYYATARLWDDGVIDPADTRTVLALGLAAAANAPVETTQFGVFRM
- a CDS encoding DUF2283 domain-containing protein codes for the protein MNNNLLRMVYFEQEDILHLTLSAEPEAGCVEISPHITAELNEQGELIGIEIMNARAFLRDVILETVQAKLLQLSRAPTA